In Candidatus Syntrophoarchaeum caldarius, one DNA window encodes the following:
- a CDS encoding DtxR family iron (metal) dependent repressor, translating into MLSRKAEDYLEAILKITEERGHVRVKDIAVALGITPPSVNEMVKKLDAMGYVNYRRYDGIILTDKGEEIARVVKERHEIIRSLLEILRVPSRVADEDACVMEHELHPKTIEQLKNLVNFVKTAPDYPEWLRHFEEFCRTGKHSCKGKESKK; encoded by the coding sequence ATGCTCTCAAGAAAGGCAGAAGATTACCTGGAGGCGATCTTAAAGATCACAGAAGAGAGAGGTCATGTCAGAGTAAAGGATATTGCGGTGGCCCTGGGGATTACACCACCAAGCGTCAATGAGATGGTAAAGAAGCTTGACGCGATGGGGTATGTCAATTATAGAAGGTATGATGGTATAATTTTAACAGATAAGGGAGAGGAGATCGCAAGGGTTGTCAAAGAGCGGCACGAGATCATAAGGTCGCTACTTGAGATCCTGCGTGTTCCCTCACGGGTGGCAGACGAGGATGCGTGTGTGATGGAGCATGAACTCCATCCAAAGACGATAGAACAGCTCAAGAACCTCGTAAACTTTGTTAAAACTGCTCCTGACTATCCCGAATGGCTCAGACACTTCGAGGAGTTCTGCAGGACGGGGAAGCATTCGTGCAAGGGTAAAGAGAGCAAAAAATAG
- a CDS encoding (4Fe-4S)-binding protein, which translates to MIISIASGKGGTGKTTVAVNLALSLENENLQLLDCDVEEPNAHIFLNLTEKEVNPVYTTVPIFDKLRCNFCGECSRFCQFNAIFVIGKNPGKGVKGDVIHFPELCHGCMGCMLVCPRDAISEGQRIIGEIAKGKGEEGIDLVYGTLNIGEAMAVPLVRAVKREIRDEGTVIIDSPPGTSCPVIASVKDSDYCILVTEPTPFGLYDLKIAVKVLRKLEIPFGVVINRSGIGDRGVYDYCNDEGIDILLEIPYLKEIAESYSKGIPFIKVIGNWQKQFLAIFERIRSDYGVTKDLY; encoded by the coding sequence ATGATCATATCAATTGCGAGCGGGAAGGGCGGAACAGGGAAGACAACGGTTGCAGTCAACCTTGCCCTCTCGCTTGAAAACGAGAATCTTCAACTCCTTGACTGTGATGTTGAAGAGCCAAACGCACACATATTCCTGAATCTAACCGAAAAAGAGGTGAACCCTGTATATACAACGGTTCCAATATTCGATAAACTCAGATGCAACTTCTGCGGGGAATGTTCGAGGTTCTGTCAGTTCAACGCAATATTTGTCATCGGCAAGAACCCAGGGAAGGGCGTGAAGGGGGATGTGATCCACTTTCCAGAACTCTGCCATGGGTGTATGGGCTGTATGCTTGTATGCCCAAGGGATGCGATAAGCGAAGGGCAGCGCATAATCGGTGAGATCGCAAAAGGAAAGGGAGAAGAGGGGATCGATCTTGTTTATGGTACGCTCAATATAGGTGAAGCGATGGCAGTTCCACTTGTCAGGGCTGTTAAGCGTGAGATTAGGGATGAAGGAACAGTCATCATCGATTCACCACCCGGCACATCATGCCCTGTCATCGCATCGGTCAAGGATAGCGATTACTGCATCCTCGTAACAGAACCAACGCCGTTCGGACTCTACGATCTTAAAATCGCAGTAAAAGTCCTGAGAAAACTTGAAATTCCCTTCGGCGTCGTAATCAATCGATCAGGGATCGGGGATAGAGGGGTTTACGATTACTGCAACGATGAGGGAATTGATATTCTGCTTGAGATTCCATACCTGAAGGAGATCGCAGAGAGCTATTCTAAAGGGATTCCATTTATAAAAGTGATTGGTAACTGGCAAAAGCAGTTTCTGGCAATATTCGAGAGGATAAGGTCGGATTATGGGGTAACAAAAGATTTATATTAG
- a CDS encoding dinitrogenase iron-molybdenum cofactor biosynthesis protein gives MKVCVPTYEMKGLDDTVCEHFGRAPTFTILDIESGEVRAIPNTSEHFGGIGLPPEALAKEGVEVMLCGGLGPRAIMMFEQAGIDVFVGAAGTVRDAIRAWQEGRLSEATDENACREHRH, from the coding sequence ATGAAAGTATGTGTACCAACCTATGAGATGAAGGGACTGGATGATACAGTATGTGAGCACTTCGGAAGGGCACCAACCTTTACAATTCTGGATATAGAGAGTGGCGAAGTTAGAGCCATTCCCAATACGAGCGAGCACTTTGGAGGTATTGGACTTCCACCAGAGGCACTTGCAAAAGAGGGTGTTGAGGTTATGCTCTGTGGCGGACTCGGTCCAAGGGCGATAATGATGTTTGAACAGGCAGGGATCGATGTATTTGTCGGTGCAGCAGGGACGGTACGAGATGCAATCAGGGCATGGCAGGAGGGGCGGCTCTCTGAGGCAACCGATGAAAATGCATGCAGAGAGCACAGGCATTAG
- a CDS encoding nitrogen fixation protein NifU, whose amino-acid sequence MTAKASTLDEIADEIQRSIIEDALKEFSERVVEEAINPRNVGRIESPDGEGTITGSCGDTVAISLKVDHDRIIDIRFLTDGCGPTIASASVLTQLVKGKTIEEASRIEDQDIMQVLEELPEDHLHCPVLAVNTLKEAIEDYRRRSVED is encoded by the coding sequence ATGACAGCCAAAGCCTCAACACTCGATGAGATCGCAGATGAGATACAACGATCGATCATCGAAGATGCACTCAAGGAATTCAGTGAGCGCGTCGTTGAGGAAGCCATCAACCCGAGGAACGTGGGCAGGATCGAGAGCCCTGATGGAGAAGGAACGATAACAGGTTCATGCGGTGATACGGTAGCGATATCCCTTAAGGTCGATCATGACAGGATCATCGATATCAGGTTCCTTACAGATGGATGTGGTCCCACGATCGCATCTGCTTCCGTATTAACCCAGCTTGTAAAAGGTAAAACGATCGAGGAGGCATCCAGAATCGAGGATCAGGATATCATGCAGGTTCTGGAGGAGTTGCCAGAGGACCATCTCCACTGCCCGGTTCTCGCGGTAAACACACTGAAAGAAGCGATAGAAGATTACAGGAGGAGGAGCGTTGAAGATTGA
- a CDS encoding dinitrogenase iron-molybdenum cofactor biosynthesis protein, which produces MKICVTSTGSDLDAQVDPRFGRCQYFMIIDPDTMEFEAIPNEGIGASSGAGIQAAQTVANRGVDVLISGNVGPNAFQTLTAAGVRVLTGASGTIRDAIEMYRAGKLSETAGATVPGHAGMPPSTPETFAGGGAGMGMGGRRGMGRGGGGGGRGMGMPEQVPPQPSTNIDALLERVDKLEKELEEVKRKVGR; this is translated from the coding sequence ATGAAAATATGTGTAACTTCGACAGGAAGCGATCTTGATGCACAGGTTGATCCACGCTTTGGCAGGTGCCAGTATTTCATGATTATTGACCCTGACACAATGGAGTTTGAAGCGATTCCCAACGAGGGCATCGGGGCTTCATCGGGTGCGGGAATTCAGGCAGCGCAGACAGTTGCAAATAGAGGGGTTGACGTCCTCATCTCAGGGAACGTTGGCCCAAATGCATTCCAGACGTTAACTGCCGCTGGTGTGCGGGTGTTAACAGGTGCATCAGGCACGATCAGGGATGCAATCGAGATGTACAGAGCCGGTAAGCTCAGTGAGACCGCTGGTGCAACCGTTCCAGGCCACGCCGGGATGCCTCCATCTACACCTGAAACATTTGCTGGTGGAGGGGCAGGTATGGGTATGGGCGGAAGACGTGGAATGGGACGCGGTGGCGGAGGTGGTGGCAGAGGCATGGGCATGCCAGAGCAGGTGCCACCTCAGCCGAGCACGAATATAGATGCGTTATTGGAGCGTGTAGATAAGCTCGAGAAAGAACTGGAAGAAGTGAAGAGGAAAGTTGGGAGGTGA
- a CDS encoding Multiple antibiotic resistance (MarC)-related protein codes for MLDILHVKINRHLKLWLYMFQSHSDMMFLQVLVAVFVIADPFGNTPIFLALTEGLDSSTRRKIISKAVFIATATLILFGMMGKALLGLLGISIASFRIAGGILLLITALQMLFGSPKAEPYLDDWEGIAVVPLAIPLLAGPGTITSVMVFMSAAMTIIDRISVLAAIVIAMLGTWAILLNADRLYVILKREGTIYLTKIMGIILSAIGTEMILHGVKGYFYTV; via the coding sequence ATGCTCGATATACTGCACGTCAAAATCAACCGCCATCTCAAGTTATGGTTATATATGTTTCAATCCCATTCTGATATGATGTTTCTACAGGTACTGGTTGCCGTATTTGTGATCGCCGATCCTTTCGGGAACACCCCAATTTTTCTCGCACTCACCGAAGGGCTCGATAGCTCAACTCGTAGAAAAATCATATCAAAAGCTGTCTTTATCGCCACTGCAACATTAATTCTCTTTGGAATGATGGGAAAAGCACTGCTTGGGCTTCTCGGGATCTCGATCGCCTCTTTCAGGATTGCAGGCGGTATTCTCCTCCTTATAACAGCACTCCAGATGCTTTTCGGGTCACCGAAGGCAGAACCATACCTCGATGACTGGGAAGGGATCGCGGTTGTCCCACTGGCAATACCGCTTCTCGCAGGGCCTGGAACCATCACTTCTGTTATGGTCTTTATGAGCGCTGCTATGACGATCATTGATCGCATCTCTGTACTTGCTGCAATTGTAATAGCGATGCTCGGCACGTGGGCAATCCTGCTAAACGCTGATCGGCTGTATGTAATTTTAAAGCGGGAAGGTACGATATACCTGACAAAGATCATGGGAATCATCCTGTCTGCAATCGGAACAGAGATGATATTACACGGCGTTAAGGGCTATTTTTATACTGTCTGA
- a CDS encoding RNase P/RNase MRP subunit p30, with amino-acid sequence MKRTYIDPNVHVKPDGEAELEQMVGQLDKYGYSGCVILNHSDNWFPYPDIELPPGFKLFWGVEIRASSPRELGRLINKFRPSVDILAVHGGNEIIDRAASSDSRVDLLAHPGRMNHIMMRFASGKGIAIEFNLSDLIYARGKNRTRALFIMQENMKLVRKYGTQVVLTAGARTTYGVRAPREIIALAKLSGMDETMAKDALSSVPWRLVEKE; translated from the coding sequence ATGAAAAGGACATATATTGATCCCAATGTTCATGTAAAGCCCGATGGAGAGGCAGAGCTTGAGCAAATGGTGGGGCAGCTTGATAAATATGGGTATAGTGGGTGCGTGATTCTGAACCACTCAGATAATTGGTTCCCATACCCTGATATCGAACTTCCACCAGGTTTCAAGCTGTTCTGGGGCGTTGAGATACGAGCATCTTCCCCCCGTGAGCTTGGGAGATTGATCAATAAATTTCGTCCCAGCGTCGATATTCTCGCTGTTCATGGGGGAAATGAGATAATAGACCGTGCTGCTTCTTCTGATTCAAGGGTTGATCTCCTTGCACATCCAGGCAGGATGAATCACATCATGATGAGGTTTGCATCAGGCAAGGGAATTGCGATCGAGTTCAATCTTTCTGACCTGATCTATGCACGAGGCAAGAATCGAACAAGGGCGCTTTTTATAATGCAGGAGAATATGAAACTTGTCAGGAAGTACGGTACGCAGGTTGTGCTCACCGCTGGTGCCAGAACGACCTATGGTGTACGAGCGCCGAGAGAGATTATCGCACTTGCAAAACTTTCTGGCATGGATGAAACAATGGCAAAGGATGCTCTGAGTTCTGTGCCATGGCGTCTGGTTGAGAAGGAATGA
- a CDS encoding YcfA-like protein, with amino-acid sequence MWNEEQKLLVTVPNHHELAKGTLISIMKQAKIEREEFLSKLK; translated from the coding sequence TTGTGGAATGAAGAGCAAAAACTGCTTGTTACAGTTCCGAATCATCATGAATTAGCCAAAGGAACGTTAATCTCTATTATGAAACAGGCAAAGATAGAAAGAGAGGAATTTCTCTCAAAGTTGAAGTGA
- a CDS encoding thiamine-monophosphate kinase, with translation MSELLRDAGERRLIELVSSYFDCEEEDCAVVEIQGAQILISSDMLHQKTDFPAQMTPYQMGWSLVAVNLSDIAAMGAKPLYFLSALGLPSDFELESFKELISGIESCTSRFGVEVIGGDLDSHDEITLTGTVIGTPGDGKIVRRSGASIGDLVCVTGYLGSAGGGLRLLKEDENLDQTNPLVKALLEPFPRVEEGLILSNSGYVTSMTDISDGLLVSLSDLSRASGISFKIDEEKIPVYSDDLLEFAWSAGGDYELLFTVRREKIDELEELVDFTVIGSVVAKGAGDRLSPLGYDHFRGMRNSDFYASK, from the coding sequence AGCGAAGGCTGATTGAGCTTGTATCATCTTACTTTGACTGTGAAGAGGAGGATTGCGCGGTTGTTGAAATACAGGGTGCACAGATTCTCATTTCATCGGATATGCTCCACCAGAAGACCGACTTTCCAGCCCAGATGACCCCATACCAGATGGGATGGAGTCTTGTTGCGGTGAATCTGAGTGATATTGCTGCAATGGGTGCGAAACCACTTTATTTTTTAAGTGCGCTCGGACTTCCATCTGATTTCGAGCTTGAATCCTTTAAAGAGCTTATTTCGGGTATTGAATCCTGCACATCTCGTTTTGGTGTAGAAGTGATCGGAGGTGATCTCGACTCGCATGATGAGATAACACTCACCGGAACCGTGATCGGAACCCCTGGAGATGGCAAAATTGTTCGTAGATCCGGCGCCAGCATTGGGGATCTTGTCTGCGTTACAGGGTATCTCGGGAGTGCTGGTGGGGGTTTAAGGCTACTCAAGGAAGATGAGAATCTTGATCAAACAAACCCACTTGTTAAAGCACTGCTTGAGCCATTTCCTCGTGTTGAGGAGGGTTTGATACTTTCTAACTCAGGATATGTCACCTCAATGACAGATATCAGTGATGGACTTTTGGTATCGCTCTCTGACCTCTCTCGCGCGTCAGGGATCAGTTTTAAGATCGATGAAGAGAAGATTCCAGTCTATTCTGATGATCTGTTGGAGTTTGCGTGGTCTGCTGGTGGAGATTATGAGCTTCTCTTCACGGTTCGGCGTGAGAAAATTGATGAACTTGAGGAGTTAGTTGATTTCACCGTGATCGGCTCTGTTGTTGCGAAAGGAGCGGGAGACAGGCTCTCTCCTCTGGGGTATGATCATTTCAGGGGGATGAGAAACAGTGATTTTTATGCATCAAAATAA